A single window of Lysobacter oculi DNA harbors:
- the ftsE gene encoding cell division ATP-binding protein FtsE, translating to MAILRFDNVSKRYAGGQEALSEVSFGVEPGEMIFVTGHSGAGKSTLLKLIQLAERPSRGAVLFDDRNLLKVGGRKIALHRREVGVVYQNHQLLTDRSVYENVALPLILRGMRRGEIGKRVRVMVERMGLGGREKALPTQLSAGEQQRVGIARALVGEPRLLVADEPTGNLDPTLSAEIMELFASLPERGTSVLVASHDLGLVKRMRKRVLVLDHGKLVDDIAPEDLADE from the coding sequence ATGGCCATCCTCCGCTTCGACAACGTGAGCAAGCGCTATGCCGGTGGGCAGGAAGCGTTGAGCGAAGTGAGCTTCGGCGTGGAGCCGGGCGAGATGATCTTTGTCACCGGCCATTCCGGCGCCGGCAAGAGCACCCTGTTGAAGCTGATCCAGCTGGCCGAACGGCCGAGCCGCGGCGCGGTGCTGTTCGACGACAGGAATCTGCTGAAGGTGGGCGGGCGGAAGATCGCGCTGCACCGGCGCGAGGTGGGCGTGGTCTACCAGAACCACCAGTTGCTGACCGACCGCAGCGTCTACGAGAACGTGGCGCTGCCGCTGATCCTGCGCGGCATGCGCCGTGGCGAGATCGGCAAGCGGGTGCGGGTGATGGTGGAGCGGATGGGCCTGGGCGGGCGCGAGAAGGCGCTGCCCACGCAGCTGTCCGCCGGCGAGCAGCAGCGCGTCGGCATCGCGCGGGCGCTGGTCGGCGAGCCGCGCCTGCTGGTGGCCGACGAGCCGACCGGCAACCTGGACCCGACGCTCTCGGCCGAGATCATGGAACTCTTCGCCAGCCTGCCCGAGCGGGGCACCAGCGTGCTGGTGGCCAGCCACGACCTGGGCCTGGTCAAGCGGATGCGCAAGCGCGTGCTGGTGCTCGACCACGGCAAGCTGGTGGACGACATCGCGCCGGAGGATCTGGCCGATGAATAA
- the ftsX gene encoding permease-like cell division protein FtsX: MNKPQVSATRSGLGTWFDHHLYSLMASLGRAVRKPWATLLTIGVMAVALSLPVGLGLILQNVERFAGSVQASREISVFLKQDTSLERARALAEELRGRADIANLVWKTPDEGLAEFRRTSALGDAIDQLDGNPLPHLYIVTPKADELALADHLRTLPEAEQVQHDAVWRKRLDQWLQFGNRLAWVLALLLGLGAVLVVGNTVRLDIQSRKEEIGVLQLLGATDGFIRRPFLYLGAWYGLAAGVVALALLTAANHYLAPPLANLAASYGSRFALQGFNPLQALVVVAAAGLLGWLGGGLVTGHYLRQTRPER, translated from the coding sequence ATGAATAAGCCGCAGGTCTCCGCCACCCGGTCCGGCCTCGGCACCTGGTTCGACCACCACCTGTATTCTCTGATGGCGAGCCTGGGCCGCGCGGTGCGCAAGCCCTGGGCCACGCTGCTGACCATCGGCGTGATGGCGGTGGCGCTGTCGCTGCCGGTCGGCCTCGGCCTGATCCTGCAGAACGTGGAGCGCTTCGCCGGCAGCGTGCAGGCCTCGCGCGAGATCAGCGTGTTCCTGAAGCAGGACACCTCGCTCGAACGTGCGCGCGCGCTGGCCGAGGAACTGCGCGGCCGCGCCGACATCGCCAACCTGGTCTGGAAGACGCCGGACGAGGGCCTGGCCGAATTCCGCAGGACCAGTGCATTGGGCGACGCCATCGACCAGCTCGACGGCAACCCGCTGCCGCATCTCTACATCGTCACCCCCAAGGCCGACGAACTGGCGCTGGCCGACCACCTGCGCACCCTGCCCGAAGCCGAACAGGTCCAGCACGACGCGGTCTGGCGCAAGCGCCTCGACCAGTGGCTGCAGTTCGGCAACCGGCTGGCCTGGGTGCTGGCATTGCTGCTCGGCCTCGGCGCGGTGCTGGTGGTCGGCAACACCGTGCGGCTGGACATCCAGTCGCGCAAGGAGGAGATCGGCGTGCTGCAGCTGCTCGGCGCCACCGACGGCTTCATCCGCCGGCCCTTCCTCTATCTCGGCGCGTGGTACGGGCTGGCCGCCGGCGTGGTCGCACTGGCGCTGCTGACCGCCGCCAACCATTACCTCGCACCGCCGCTTGCAAACCTGGCGGCGAGCTACGGCAGCCGCTTCGCGCTGCAGGGCTTCAACCCGCTGCAGGCGCTGGTCGTGGTGGCCGCGGCCGGCCTGCTGGGCTGGCTCGGCGGCGGCCTGGTCACCGGCCACTACCTGCGCCAGACGCGCCCGGAACGCTGA
- a CDS encoding response regulator: protein MTRHDLRHVVSDAPRVMVVDGSKLVRKLIGDVLAKELPNATVFDCDSVASARTQLAAGDVDLVTTSLALPDGDGLAIADAVRASAGQAYVPVIVVSGEAQARLEARTLGEEVTDYFDKSLGMGALATFIRGYVCPKTVPGAHVLYVEDSRVVALATKRMLESQQLKVSHVASAEDAIAWLDARAAEGDAPGCDLVLTDLYLTGQLTGKDVLAHVRERMGYGKRRLPVLVMTGDENAKNQRELIQCGANDLVLKPIEERLLVTKALFQLRLAAMPEAVRRATA from the coding sequence ATGACCCGCCACGACCTTCGGCATGTGGTGTCGGACGCCCCGCGCGTGATGGTGGTGGATGGCTCGAAGCTGGTGCGCAAGCTGATCGGCGATGTGTTGGCGAAGGAGCTGCCGAACGCCACCGTGTTCGACTGCGACAGCGTCGCGTCCGCACGCACCCAGCTGGCGGCGGGCGATGTCGACCTGGTCACCACTTCGCTGGCCCTGCCCGATGGCGACGGCCTGGCGATCGCCGATGCGGTCCGCGCTTCCGCCGGCCAGGCCTACGTGCCGGTGATCGTGGTTTCCGGCGAGGCGCAGGCGCGGCTCGAAGCCCGCACCCTGGGCGAGGAAGTCACCGACTACTTCGACAAATCCCTCGGCATGGGCGCGCTGGCCACCTTCATCCGCGGCTACGTCTGCCCGAAGACGGTGCCCGGCGCGCACGTGCTGTATGTCGAAGACAGCCGCGTCGTCGCGCTCGCCACCAAGCGCATGCTGGAATCGCAGCAGCTCAAGGTGAGCCATGTCGCCAGCGCCGAGGACGCCATCGCCTGGCTGGATGCGCGCGCCGCCGAAGGCGATGCGCCGGGCTGCGACCTCGTCCTCACCGACCTCTACCTGACCGGCCAGCTCACCGGCAAGGACGTGCTGGCGCATGTGCGTGAACGCATGGGCTACGGCAAGCGCCGGCTGCCGGTGCTGGTGATGACCGGCGACGAGAACGCCAAGAACCAGCGCGAACTGATCCAGTGCGGTGCCAACGACCTGGTGCTGAAACCCATCGAGGAACGCCTGCTGGTGACCAAGGCGCTGTTCCAGCTGCGGCTGGCGGCGATGCCGGAGGCCGTCCGGCGCGCCACGGCATGA
- the ung gene encoding uracil-DNA glycosylase — protein MSDARELRLEPSWKARIGDWFARDDMQALSAFLRQRRQAGAVIHPAPGNIFAAFDATPFDAVKVVILGQDPYHGPGQAHGLCFSVLPGVPVPPSLVNIYKELETDVGFVRPGHGYLMPWARRGVLLLNSVLTVEDGRAGSHQGKGWEGFTDHVVDVLNREREGLVFLLWGSYAQAKGKVIDPRRHRVLKAPHPSPLSAHRGFLGCRHFSQANDYLRRRGMEGVDWSLPARIEAGSAGA, from the coding sequence ATGAGCGACGCGCGCGAACTGCGCCTGGAGCCGTCGTGGAAGGCGCGCATCGGCGACTGGTTCGCCCGCGACGACATGCAGGCGCTGTCCGCTTTCCTGCGCCAGCGTCGCCAGGCCGGCGCCGTCATCCACCCTGCGCCGGGCAATATCTTCGCCGCCTTCGACGCCACCCCGTTCGATGCGGTCAAGGTGGTGATCCTCGGCCAGGACCCCTACCACGGGCCCGGCCAGGCGCACGGGCTGTGCTTCTCGGTGCTGCCGGGCGTGCCGGTGCCGCCGTCGCTCGTCAACATCTACAAGGAACTGGAGACCGATGTCGGCTTCGTCCGGCCCGGCCACGGTTACCTGATGCCCTGGGCCCGGCGTGGCGTGCTGCTGCTCAACAGCGTGCTGACAGTCGAGGACGGCCGCGCCGGCAGCCACCAGGGCAAGGGCTGGGAAGGCTTCACCGACCATGTCGTCGATGTGCTCAACCGCGAGCGCGAGGGCCTGGTCTTCCTGCTCTGGGGCAGTTACGCGCAGGCCAAGGGCAAGGTCATCGACCCGCGCCGGCACCGGGTGCTGAAGGCCCCGCACCCCTCGCCGCTGTCGGCGCACCGGGGCTTCCTGGGCTGCCGGCATTTCTCGCAGGCCAATGACTACCTGCGCCGGCGGGGAATGGAGGGGGTGGACTGGTCGCTGCCGGCCCGGATCGAGGCCGGTTCGGCCGGGGCTTGA
- the rpoH gene encoding RNA polymerase sigma factor RpoH, whose protein sequence is MNATVATYPLIPNNLPVPSAIGSLESYIGAVHQIPVLSVEDEQDLARRLREDNDLGAAQNLILAHLRFVVHVARGYNGYGLQLGDLIQEGNVGLMKAVKRFDPDMGVRLVSFAVHWIRAEMHEFIIKNWRIVKVATTKAQRKLFFNLRKSKTRLGWMNAEEARTIAQDLNVPLAEVMEMEARLSGRDIGFDAPESDDDDHAPPSPVAYLAANDEDPSEAYERADSEDHQLSMLRESLATLDARSRDIIKRRWLDADSKVTLQELADEYGVSAERIRQIEANALKKMKALFAA, encoded by the coding sequence ATGAATGCAACGGTTGCCACGTACCCGCTGATTCCCAACAACCTGCCGGTTCCGAGCGCCATCGGGTCGCTCGAGTCCTACATCGGCGCGGTGCACCAGATTCCGGTATTGAGCGTCGAGGACGAGCAGGACCTCGCGCGCCGCCTGCGCGAGGACAACGACCTCGGCGCGGCCCAAAACCTCATCCTCGCCCACCTGCGCTTCGTGGTGCACGTCGCCCGGGGCTACAACGGCTACGGCCTGCAGCTGGGCGACCTCATCCAGGAAGGCAATGTCGGCCTGATGAAGGCGGTCAAGCGCTTCGACCCGGACATGGGCGTGCGCCTGGTGAGCTTCGCGGTGCACTGGATCCGTGCCGAGATGCACGAGTTCATCATCAAGAACTGGCGCATCGTGAAAGTCGCGACGACCAAGGCGCAGCGCAAGCTGTTCTTCAACCTGCGCAAGTCGAAGACGCGCCTGGGCTGGATGAACGCCGAGGAGGCGCGGACGATCGCCCAGGACCTCAACGTGCCGCTGGCCGAGGTGATGGAGATGGAAGCGCGCCTGTCGGGCCGCGACATCGGTTTCGATGCGCCGGAGTCCGATGACGACGACCACGCGCCGCCGTCGCCGGTCGCCTATCTCGCCGCCAACGACGAAGATCCTTCCGAAGCCTACGAGCGTGCCGACAGCGAGGACCACCAGCTGTCGATGCTGCGCGAGAGCCTGGCCACGCTGGATGCGCGCAGCCGCGACATCATCAAGCGCCGCTGGCTGGATGCCGACAGCAAGGTGACGCTGCAGGAACTGGCCGACGAATACGGCGTCAGCGCCGAGCGCATCCGCCAGATCGAGGCCAACGCGCTGAAGAAGATGAAGGCGCTGTTCGCGGCCTGA
- a CDS encoding primosomal protein N' → MPAPALQLALPVPLPQLFDYAPPAGHAPSAADVGRRLRVPFGPRELVGIVAGIEPREAPPAGLREALGFLDPEPLLAGELAASLNWLTRYLHAPPGEVLATALPVTLRRGEPLPDLARHGWRLTEAGHTALPGLRAGAPQRLSEWLAAQAAEGVEEALLDSLQPGWRGTMRSLGKRDLVERVAMSMSPPTAHGVPGPALNPEQRAAAEAIRSASGFAPFLLDGVTGSGKTEVYLDAIADCLARGRQALVLVPEIGLTPQMLARFQQRLGMPVHALHSGLNDGERARAWWAAAQGQARVIVGTRSAVFVPLPEAGLIVIDEEHDGSYKQFDGIRYHARDFAIVRARALQVPVVLGSATPSLESLQNARAGRYTHLRLTQRAGDAKPPRVRVLDVRKRPLQAGLAPEALAAIRAALDAGGQVLVFKNRRGYAPVLLCHDCGWSAHCPRCSTPEHPTPMTAHAAGRRLQCHHCGTRRPTPQACPDCASLALQPQGNGTERIEELLAAEFTEVPVIRIDRGSTQKRDALQAHFDTLGTRPGILIGTQMLAKGHDLPNLTLVAVVGIDEGLYSADFRSGEKLAQLLVQVAGRAGRADKPGEVLLQTHHPDHPLLHTLVQGGYHAFADEELGLREAAALPPFTHLALLRAEAKQVDAPTRFLAEARRLLEAAQPDADALQLHGPLPAPMPRRAGYQRMQLVIAAPTRAQLHHALDAAIPALYALPDARRVRWSLDVDAMELY, encoded by the coding sequence ATGCCCGCGCCCGCGCTTCAGCTCGCCCTCCCGGTGCCCCTGCCGCAGCTGTTCGACTACGCGCCGCCGGCCGGGCACGCGCCGTCGGCGGCGGATGTCGGGCGCCGGCTGCGGGTGCCGTTCGGGCCGCGCGAGCTGGTCGGGATCGTCGCCGGCATCGAGCCGCGCGAGGCCCCGCCCGCCGGCCTGCGCGAGGCGCTCGGCTTCCTGGACCCTGAGCCGCTGCTGGCCGGCGAACTCGCCGCCTCGCTGAACTGGCTCACCCGCTATCTGCACGCGCCGCCCGGCGAGGTGCTGGCCACCGCCCTGCCGGTCACCCTGCGCCGCGGCGAACCACTGCCCGACCTGGCCCGTCACGGCTGGCGGCTGACCGAGGCCGGCCACACCGCCCTGCCCGGCCTGCGGGCCGGCGCACCGCAGCGCCTGTCCGAATGGCTGGCCGCGCAAGCTGCCGAAGGTGTCGAGGAAGCCCTGCTCGACAGCCTGCAGCCCGGATGGCGCGGCACGATGCGCAGCCTGGGCAAACGCGATCTGGTCGAACGGGTGGCCATGTCGATGTCGCCGCCAACCGCCCACGGCGTGCCCGGCCCTGCGCTCAACCCCGAACAACGCGCCGCCGCCGAAGCGATCCGCTCGGCGTCCGGCTTCGCGCCCTTTCTGCTCGATGGCGTCACCGGCAGCGGCAAGACCGAGGTCTATCTGGATGCCATCGCCGACTGCCTCGCGCGCGGCCGGCAGGCGCTGGTGCTGGTGCCGGAGATCGGCCTGACCCCGCAGATGCTCGCACGCTTCCAGCAGCGCCTCGGTATGCCGGTCCATGCGCTGCATTCCGGCCTCAACGACGGCGAACGCGCCCGCGCCTGGTGGGCGGCGGCGCAGGGCCAGGCCCGCGTCATCGTCGGCACCCGTTCGGCGGTGTTCGTGCCGCTGCCCGAGGCCGGCCTGATCGTGATCGACGAGGAGCACGACGGCAGCTACAAGCAGTTCGACGGTATCCGCTACCACGCCCGCGACTTCGCCATCGTCCGCGCGCGGGCATTGCAGGTGCCGGTGGTGCTCGGCAGCGCGACGCCCTCGCTGGAATCCCTGCAGAACGCGCGGGCGGGCCGCTACACGCATCTGCGTCTGACCCAGCGCGCCGGTGACGCGAAACCGCCGCGCGTGCGCGTGCTCGACGTCCGCAAGCGCCCGCTGCAGGCCGGGCTGGCGCCGGAAGCGCTCGCCGCCATCCGCGCCGCGCTCGATGCCGGCGGCCAGGTGCTGGTGTTCAAGAACCGGCGCGGCTATGCCCCGGTGCTGCTCTGCCACGACTGCGGCTGGAGCGCGCACTGCCCTCGTTGCAGCACGCCCGAACATCCCACCCCGATGACCGCGCATGCCGCTGGCCGCCGCCTGCAATGCCACCACTGCGGCACGCGTCGGCCCACACCGCAGGCCTGCCCGGACTGCGCCAGCCTGGCGCTGCAGCCGCAGGGCAACGGCACCGAACGCATCGAGGAACTGCTGGCCGCCGAATTCACCGAGGTGCCGGTGATCCGCATCGACCGCGGCAGCACGCAGAAGCGCGACGCGCTGCAGGCGCACTTCGACACCCTCGGCACCCGGCCCGGCATCCTCATCGGCACCCAGATGCTGGCCAAGGGCCACGACCTGCCCAACCTGACCCTGGTCGCGGTGGTCGGCATCGACGAAGGCCTGTACTCCGCCGACTTCCGCAGCGGCGAAAAACTCGCGCAGCTGCTGGTGCAGGTGGCCGGCCGCGCCGGCCGCGCCGACAAGCCCGGCGAAGTGCTGCTGCAGACCCATCATCCCGACCACCCGCTGCTGCACACGCTGGTGCAGGGCGGCTACCACGCCTTCGCCGACGAAGAGCTTGGGTTGCGCGAAGCGGCTGCGTTGCCGCCTTTCACCCACCTGGCCCTGCTGCGCGCCGAAGCCAAACAGGTCGATGCGCCCACCCGCTTCCTCGCCGAAGCCCGTCGCCTGCTGGAAGCCGCGCAACCCGATGCCGACGCGCTGCAGCTGCACGGCCCGCTGCCCGCGCCGATGCCGCGCCGCGCCGGCTACCAGCGTATGCAGCTGGTGATCGCCGCGCCCACCCGCGCCCAGCTGCACCACGCCCTCGATGCCGCGATACCCGCGCTCTACGCACTCCCCGACGCCCGCCGAGTGCGCTGGTCGCTGGATGTGGATGCGATGGAGTTGTACTGA
- a CDS encoding RNA polymerase sigma factor sigma-70 region 4 domain-containing protein: protein MPATPADASSHPAFRRLQEALERPAAVFAELCSGDAVSGDRAVAGAMRGQGGDAGLGEHALRVRFWRALLDAPALAAGPLPALPAPLNRLSRLPAGLRALVLLKALSGLGDVELGAMLGRTPAACRQALARAEALAGPDDWQAWSEALAAKARQLPAARLVNIASARSQPVAGPQWGGRDAPEAPRASPWRRRGLIAVAGVTALALAATFWWMPGGEPKIRSRPLADAAVASRFDADTAIASHPDRVLLSMSEADAAVARDTAFYAWYQAERLGTSEYEPPPPTFEAPESSASSADTGGQGAP, encoded by the coding sequence ATGCCCGCCACGCCTGCCGACGCCTCCTCCCACCCCGCATTCCGCCGCCTCCAGGAAGCACTGGAGCGCCCGGCGGCGGTGTTCGCTGAACTGTGTTCAGGCGATGCCGTGAGCGGCGACCGCGCGGTCGCCGGGGCCATGCGCGGCCAGGGCGGCGACGCCGGGCTGGGGGAACACGCGCTGCGCGTGCGCTTCTGGCGGGCCTTACTGGATGCGCCCGCGCTCGCCGCCGGCCCGTTGCCGGCCCTGCCCGCGCCGCTGAACCGCCTGTCGCGCCTGCCGGCCGGCCTGCGCGCGCTGGTGCTGCTGAAGGCGTTGTCGGGGCTGGGCGATGTCGAACTGGGGGCGATGCTGGGACGGACGCCCGCCGCCTGCCGCCAGGCCCTGGCGCGCGCCGAAGCCCTGGCCGGCCCCGATGACTGGCAAGCCTGGTCGGAGGCGCTGGCCGCGAAGGCGCGACAGCTGCCCGCCGCGCGGCTGGTCAACATCGCCAGCGCGCGCAGCCAGCCGGTCGCCGGGCCGCAGTGGGGCGGGCGCGATGCCCCCGAAGCCCCGCGCGCCTCGCCGTGGCGCCGCCGTGGCCTGATTGCCGTCGCCGGCGTCACCGCCTTGGCGCTGGCCGCCACGTTCTGGTGGATGCCGGGCGGCGAGCCGAAGATCCGCAGCCGCCCGCTGGCCGATGCGGCGGTGGCTTCGCGCTTTGATGCCGATACCGCCATCGCCAGCCATCCCGACCGCGTGTTGCTGTCGATGTCGGAAGCCGATGCCGCCGTCGCGCGGGACACCGCCTTCTACGCCTGGTACCAGGCCGAGCGGCTCGGCACCAGCGAGTACGAACCGCCGCCGCCCACCTTCGAGGCGCCGGAGAGCAGCGCGTCGAGCGCCGATACCGGAGGCCAGGGTGCGCCGTAG
- a CDS encoding DUF3106 domain-containing protein: protein MRRSLRVMAAMCALVAVVVRAAPPPMDATTRAALKARIDAWEALTPQSRRDARAQMQSWLLLPPAQQAALRESAAAFAALGGEEQAALREKFDALPGEQQRGWRLGAALGPYYLRLHPLIAYVPEDERLPLLRVLQSMPPQELEVLGRVAFSTPPGQRDALRQALIRQPAPDRLRWLLTELDR, encoded by the coding sequence GTGCGCCGTAGCCTGCGTGTGATGGCCGCGATGTGTGCGCTGGTGGCGGTCGTCGTCCGCGCCGCGCCGCCGCCGATGGATGCGACGACCCGCGCCGCGTTGAAGGCGCGCATCGACGCCTGGGAAGCGCTCACTCCGCAGTCGCGCCGCGATGCCCGCGCGCAGATGCAGTCGTGGCTGTTGCTGCCGCCGGCGCAGCAGGCCGCGTTGCGCGAATCGGCCGCTGCCTTCGCCGCGCTTGGCGGCGAGGAACAGGCCGCCCTGCGCGAGAAATTCGACGCCCTGCCCGGTGAGCAACAGCGTGGCTGGCGGCTCGGTGCGGCGCTCGGGCCGTACTACCTGCGCCTGCATCCGCTGATCGCCTACGTGCCGGAGGACGAACGCCTGCCGCTGCTGCGCGTGCTGCAGTCGATGCCGCCGCAGGAGTTGGAAGTGCTGGGCCGGGTGGCGTTCTCCACCCCGCCCGGTCAGCGCGATGCCTTGCGCCAGGCCCTGATCCGCCAGCCCGCGCCCGACCGCCTGCGCTGGCTGCTGACCGAACTGGACCGCTGA
- a CDS encoding DUF4286 family protein, with amino-acid sequence MTLYEVNLQVDVALRDDYLMWLRAHMREMLAFDGFVDATLADVSEPAPAPGRFALCVRYRVRDAASLQAYFDQHAPRMRAEGIARFGDGFSASRRILTLLD; translated from the coding sequence ATGACGCTCTACGAGGTCAACCTGCAGGTCGATGTCGCGCTGCGCGACGATTACCTGATGTGGCTGCGCGCGCATATGCGGGAGATGCTGGCTTTCGACGGCTTCGTCGATGCGACCCTGGCCGACGTCAGCGAACCCGCGCCGGCGCCGGGCCGTTTCGCGCTGTGCGTGCGCTACCGCGTCCGCGATGCGGCCAGCCTGCAGGCGTACTTCGACCAGCACGCGCCGCGCATGCGCGCCGAGGGCATCGCGCGTTTCGGCGACGGTTTCAGCGCGAGCCGGCGCATCCTCACCCTGCTCGACTGA
- a CDS encoding DUF3667 domain-containing protein codes for MTKPNDPIEPITTGMPPVRRDAHATCLNCASVLQGNYCHVCGQHAHNPLKSFKHAVEDVFESFWHVDGRILRTLLDLLVPGRASRAYLAGHRVRYIPPLRLYVILSLLTFFVAHFLAADIKGGFDIQADRAGNNPFATLTTEQAVEAKRVEVLADLQRGQAEAAGSQVADVAITTARGVVNAQAQRRIAELRGEKPQGGFIQIDPGDEKPLASLPDHPSLSQRLEHNIERNVRAFAQDRHAFAERMLTHAPGVLLVLVPLFALVLRLVYPLRAMGYLEHLVVALYSHAFLLLVALAWMLALLLDRASGGSVAGTLAAWILPPVTFGYLLFAQKRVYGDGWMLTLLRFAVTGLLYFALATLAFAAVLMMSLMLGA; via the coding sequence ATGACCAAGCCGAACGACCCCATCGAGCCGATCACCACCGGCATGCCGCCGGTGCGGCGCGATGCCCACGCCACCTGCCTCAACTGCGCCAGCGTGCTGCAGGGCAATTACTGCCATGTCTGCGGCCAGCACGCGCACAACCCGCTGAAGAGCTTCAAGCACGCGGTGGAAGACGTCTTCGAGTCGTTCTGGCATGTCGATGGCCGCATCCTGCGCACCCTGCTCGACCTGCTGGTGCCGGGCCGCGCCAGCCGCGCCTATCTCGCCGGCCACCGCGTGCGCTACATCCCGCCGCTGCGGCTGTACGTGATCCTGTCGCTGCTGACGTTCTTCGTCGCGCATTTCCTCGCCGCCGACATCAAGGGCGGCTTCGACATCCAGGCCGACCGCGCCGGCAACAATCCGTTCGCCACGCTCACCACCGAGCAGGCCGTCGAAGCCAAGCGCGTCGAGGTGCTGGCCGACCTGCAACGCGGCCAGGCCGAGGCCGCCGGCAGCCAGGTGGCCGATGTCGCCATCACCACCGCGCGCGGCGTGGTCAATGCGCAGGCCCAGCGCCGCATCGCCGAACTGCGCGGCGAGAAACCGCAAGGAGGCTTCATCCAGATCGACCCCGGCGACGAAAAACCGCTGGCGTCGCTGCCCGACCACCCCAGCCTGTCGCAGCGGCTGGAACACAACATCGAGCGGAACGTGCGCGCCTTCGCCCAGGACAGGCACGCGTTCGCCGAACGCATGCTCACCCACGCGCCGGGCGTGCTGCTGGTGCTGGTGCCGCTGTTCGCGCTGGTGCTGCGGCTGGTCTACCCGTTGCGCGCGATGGGCTATCTGGAACACCTGGTCGTCGCGCTCTACAGCCACGCCTTCCTGCTGCTGGTGGCGCTGGCGTGGATGCTGGCGCTGCTGCTCGACCGCGCCAGCGGCGGCAGCGTGGCCGGCACGCTGGCGGCGTGGATCCTGCCGCCGGTTACCTTCGGCTACCTGCTGTTCGCGCAGAAGCGCGTGTATGGCGATGGCTGGATGCTGACCCTGCTGCGCTTCGCCGTGACCGGCCTGCTGTATTTCGCGCTCGCCACCCTCGCGTTCGCGGCGGTGTTGATGATGTCGCTGATGCTCGGCGCATGA
- a CDS encoding MATE family efflux transporter has product MSSASPLPASPGWRRELSRTGQLAAPLAAGHLATGMIGLVDSLIAGRHGTATLAAVSVGTAMFWLPMMIPMGTLMALPPSISQMDGAGRRDEIAPLFRQALWLALALGVLLLGLMSLFPLALDAIGIAPGIQPGATAFIHGIRWGVPALTLYLAMRYLCDGLHWSLPTMLFGLGGLLVLAPLGYALAFGRWGFPELGAGGLGIASAAMMWAQALGFALYLACSKRFADLHLFSHFDAPSRPAIGGLLKTGLPIGVTVAMEGSLFIVTALLIGRLGEVPAAAHQIAINVSSLCFMIPFGIAEATTVRVGNALGRGDRAGILRAARAGLTLVMGTQLLSGLLMVFGHDVIARGYTQDAAVAALAGSLLLFAAAFQFPDGVQVLSAGALRGLKDTRVPMWLAALAYWGIGMPLGAGLGLGLGWGPRGMWLGLIAGLCCAAFLLARRFLSSARRIPI; this is encoded by the coding sequence ATGTCGTCCGCATCCCCACTTCCCGCATCCCCCGGCTGGCGCCGCGAGCTCTCGCGCACCGGGCAGCTGGCCGCGCCGCTCGCCGCCGGGCATCTGGCCACGGGCATGATCGGGCTGGTCGACAGCCTGATCGCCGGCCGCCACGGCACCGCCACGCTGGCGGCGGTGTCGGTGGGCACCGCGATGTTCTGGCTGCCGATGATGATTCCGATGGGCACGCTGATGGCGCTGCCGCCTTCCATCTCGCAGATGGATGGCGCCGGCCGCCGCGACGAGATCGCGCCGCTGTTCCGGCAGGCGCTGTGGCTGGCGCTGGCGCTCGGCGTGCTGCTGCTGGGCCTGATGTCGCTGTTCCCGCTGGCGCTGGACGCGATCGGCATCGCGCCGGGCATCCAGCCGGGCGCGACCGCCTTCATCCACGGCATCCGCTGGGGCGTGCCGGCGCTCACGCTCTACCTCGCCATGCGCTACCTCTGCGACGGCCTGCACTGGTCGCTGCCGACGATGCTGTTCGGCCTCGGCGGGCTGCTGGTGCTGGCACCGCTCGGTTACGCGCTGGCGTTTGGTCGATGGGGCTTCCCCGAACTCGGTGCGGGCGGATTGGGCATCGCCTCGGCGGCGATGATGTGGGCGCAGGCGCTGGGCTTCGCGCTGTATCTCGCCTGCTCGAAGCGATTCGCCGATCTGCATCTTTTTTCGCATTTCGATGCGCCATCGCGCCCGGCCATCGGCGGCCTGCTGAAGACCGGCCTGCCGATCGGCGTGACCGTGGCGATGGAAGGCAGCCTCTTCATCGTCACCGCGCTGCTGATCGGCCGGCTGGGCGAAGTGCCGGCGGCGGCGCACCAGATCGCCATCAACGTGTCCAGCCTGTGCTTCATGATCCCGTTCGGCATCGCCGAGGCGACCACGGTGCGGGTCGGCAACGCGCTCGGTCGCGGCGACCGCGCCGGCATCCTGCGCGCGGCGAGGGCGGGGCTGACGCTGGTCATGGGCACCCAGCTGCTGTCGGGCCTGCTGATGGTGTTCGGCCACGATGTCATCGCCCGGGGCTACACCCAGGATGCGGCGGTCGCGGCACTGGCCGGCAGCCTGCTGCTGTTTGCCGCCGCGTTCCAGTTCCCCGACGGCGTGCAGGTGCTCTCCGCCGGCGCGCTGCGCGGGCTCAAGGACACCCGCGTGCCGATGTGGCTGGCCGCGCTGGCCTACTGGGGCATCGGCATGCCGCTCGGTGCCGGGCTCGGGCTGGGCCTGGGCTGGGGCCCGCGCGGGATGTGGCTCGGGCTGATCGCCGGGCTCTGCTGCGCGGCCTTCCTGCTGGCGCGGCGCTTCTTGTCCAGCGCGCGCCGCATCCCCATCTGA